The genomic DNA TCCATCATGAGCAGCACCGGCGTACGGAGCTTTTCGGAGAAGTTGAACGCCTTGATCGTCAGATCAAAGCACTCCTGCGGCGATTGCGGGGCCAAAGCGATGATTTCATAGTCACCGTGGCTCCCCCAGCGCGCCTGCATCATGTCGGCCTGGCCGGGAAGAGTCGGCAGACCGGTCGAGGGGCCGCCCCGTTGCACATCGATCAGAACAAACGGCGTCTCAGTGATGACGCCATAACCCAAGTGCTCCATCATCAGCGAGAAGCCGGGGCCGGAGGTGACGGTGATCGCCTTGGCGCCGCCCCAGACGGCACCTTGAATGGCAATCGAGGCAGCCAGTTCATCTTCCATCTGAATGAAGACGCCGCCGGTCTTGGGAAACCGTACCGCGAGGCGCTCGACGACCTCGGTCGAAGGCGTGATCGGGTAGCCGGCGGAGAAGTTGGCGCCGGCGGCCAATGCCCCTTCGGCGGCGGCATGGTCGCCATCGAGAAAATGTGTTCCGGTGAGTACACCGCGCGGATCGGCGCCCATGGAATGCCTACTCCTTCCGGACCGGGTCCTTGACCCCATAGATGGCAAAGTCGGGACAGTACATGCCGCACAAATCGCAACCGGAGCATTTCTCCGCCAACACCACGACCGGTGGATGATAACCCTTACGATTGAAGCCGGAGCCCATCTCGAGAACCCCGGTGGGACAGTACTCCACGCAGATGCCGCACCCCTTGCAACGTTCGGCGTCGATGACGACATGGCCCTTGGGGCCGGTGGATTTCTTGACCGCTGCCGTCTTTTCCTTGGTCACAGTATCGTTGTCGGCCGCTGACATCGCTTGTCCATCCCTCGTGGCGTTCATGAAAATCCCCCCGAGACGCGGGGGGCTTCCGCAGCAATTTACGTGATTGTTACGCTGAGAACCAACGACCGGCGGGAAGTTTTTGACACTCCGGGCGAGGTCGAATTCAACGACGTGACAGCTCTATGTCCTGCGGATTGACCAATCCGGTGAGGAAGATCTCGGCCTTGCCGGTGGAGTTGTTCACGGCATAGATGGTGCCGGCGTCGGCTTGCGCCACAAAGGAATGGCCGCCGGCCACCGCGATCGCCGTGAGCGTGCCTGAGTCCAGCCGGGCGACAATCGCCGGCGGGCCGCCCTCAGTGAAGGTGAAGATGTAGCGGCCGCAGCACAGGTAATAACGGCCTGCGCGCCAGTCGAGGTCGCCCAGGGCGCTGGGGAGGCCGGGCAGGCTCTTGAAGACGCGTACGACATAGGAATCGAGGTTGACACGGAGAAGTCGTCGGTTTCCATCTTCGGAGACAATCAACGCGCTGCCGACGAGCAGGCCGCTGACGTCTTGTTGCAGACCGTCGCCGCCGTCTCCCATCGCCGCGATGGCGAGCGTTTGACCCTGACGATCCAGAATGCCGATAACGTCCGCGACGTTGTCCAGCAGCGCGAAGCGATCGTTGGGAAGGGCGACGAATCCATCCGAGCGGATCGTATCCGGTTTGGGAATCGAATCGATCAAGATGCCATCGGGGTCGTAGTCGCGAATCCAAGCACTGTCGGACAGGACAAAGATGTGATTGTCCCGTGTCTCGAGTCTGAGGGATGGTCCGGTCAACGCGCGCCGGTTGCGGTATAGATCATACGACCAGGTGCTGTCGCCGGCGCTGACCAGCAATCGCAGGGACGAATCGGGAAACGGCGTGACCACGGCCACATTGGAGAGCGCCGAGCGGTTGCCGGAGTCGTCTCTGGTCCGCAGCGCGAAATAGTATGTCGTCCACCACGGGAGATTGGGGACAGACACGGTATCGGTGGCGCCGGCGGTGTCGGGCGGTGCAACAATTAAATAGGTTCGAGCGGAGTCCCAGTTGGTGTCACTGATCGGCACAAGGGAGTAGCGCAGATCGTACTGAGCGGCACGGCCAAAGGTGCTGTCATCGCCGGGCGCAGTCCAGAGGAGAATGATCGTGCCGTCGCCGATGGAGTCGATGCACGCCAGATCAACGACGGCCGAGGGCGGAATCGTGTCGGGTACCGGCGACGTGGATTTGTCTTTGCCGCAGGACCAAACGGTGGCCATGGCGAGTGCCGCAGCGTACACCCATAAGGCCACCGTCACCAAGGGGCGGTCGTTGTCATTGCGTCCTGTAGAAGGAACGGAACGTCTCTCCGTAGTCCCCTCACCCCAGCCCTGTCCCCAAGGGGAGAAGGGAAGGTTTAACCTCTCCCTCCGGCTTGCCCTGAGCGAAGTCGAGGGGGAGAGGTCGCCCGCCTCCGGCGGGCGGGTGAGGGAATTCCTCCGCCGAAATCGAACCCCTCGGAGCGTGGGCTGCCCCGTTGCATCCGAAAGGTAGGAACCAATAGGATCCATCATCGGTGCAGGATCTCGATGTCGCGCGGGTGGTTCAGGCCGGAGATGAAGACCGCGGCGGTGCGAGTGCTGTGGTTCAGGGCATAGACCATGCCCGATTCCTCCACGGTGACGAAGGAGTAGCCGCCAGCGACCGCGATGGCGGTGATCGGTGCCTGATCCAGTGTGCCGACCAGCGCCGCGTCGGTTGAGTCCGTGAACGAGTACACTTCGTGACTCGTGCAGACATAGTAGCG from Candidatus Zixiibacteriota bacterium includes the following:
- a CDS encoding 4Fe-4S dicluster domain-containing protein; this translates as MNATRDGQAMSAADNDTVTKEKTAAVKKSTGPKGHVVIDAERCKGCGICVEYCPTGVLEMGSGFNRKGYHPPVVVLAEKCSGCDLCGMYCPDFAIYGVKDPVRKE